The DNA sequence ctaatgtgagacataaaaaatattaattaatatacatcatttgaacataattgcatagagattatgataagataaaaaatatattggaattGCAAATGAATTTCACgacaaatcaaacaattaaaaggttaaaatatatttgaaaaaatgtgaTATTTGACATATTGTTTCACatctataatataaataatcatttaggTTTGTTTGATGTTTCGTATACATATCAGGATTGTATTTcaattgtttatactatttgacacatttttgctttaatgttaagtcaaatactattatgaaacacgcttgaaatgtcaaataaacttaacaaaatttgattaaaaggactaaattcacgtatttcaaaagatgaatgactaaattgatacaaagtttcgaaatgaactaatttcaaaattcactgaaagttaagagaccaaaaacatatttaaccctttgagtttagtattattgtttttttcaaattttcttctgGTGCTGCAACATGTAAAAAAACCTCCATTTGTGatcttttattgtttatattatagttGTGAAATAATACGTCAAATATCACATATTACTCAtgataataatacttttttcaaACATTTACAAAATGAAAGAATTCAAACATATCACAAATATATTGAGAACAAAGgtcaaaagataaataaaaaatataatacatcaatttataattatggGTCATCATCTAAGACCAGGCTATTTGATGGCTTTGATTTCAAGTTGAAATCTTCATGATTTCTTTTGATGGTTGGAACCATCTTTTAATGCATAGGGATCCGGTGTATGGTAACATCTCTCcaaacatttatatattgttgGAAGTCCTATatcgattaaaaataatataattttataacatataaGTGGCTGCAAACCTAGTTGATTTTATGgggttgagttagatttaaaattcacttattaacatattattttataacagaTCACCCATTAATTTCTAATCAAtcagagataaaataattttataatatataagtgggtgcaaacctcatcttacatatcaattttgtgggattgagttaaacttaaaatctgCTTATTAACATATGTGTCATCTTTAATTGTCTTGTAGCTCTTACTCTTATTGTCTTGTAACTCAGCCTATGAGAGAAGTgtcaaagttttttttaaccTCTCCAACCACTACAGCATTTAGTAGCTACTGCAACATTTACCTAgctacatttattaaaaatgttactattgATATAATATAGTTACATTTccttaaaattattactataaagaatattaatattaatattgtaacaccttttaaaaatgttactgtacatattacacttttttctatttttattaacatttgcaTAATCACATCTActaaaaatgttactatatatatatatatatatatcctaataTTGCAACATGTTTCAAAAATGttactgtaaataaataaatatactaaataaataaatatattaaatatattgtataatatCAGTATTAtcagaaattaattaaaaataaaataataatatcgcATCGTTaagaagtaattaaaaattattttctagtcattttaaatttattttagaaactaaattttaatcaataaaaataatcaaaatagaaactaacttttagtttttaattattgtattattaaaaaattgattttttaatctttattgtataaatattttgttgacATATCATTTGATGAATGATTTTTAAGATTTATATTTacaagaaataaatttaattaaaatgtattataattataatgtaatCGTTCGACCATGTATAATTAACTAATGTATTAAAGAGtatataaaatagaatatcatttctcttttattattatattaaataataattttaggtACTAAAATAACTCAATAATATTAAACGCAAGAAGCATCATCCCCCTTCACCACCATCGTCTGGATTCGATTTGGAGGGAGCTTCTTCTTGGATCTAGCCTCACCACCACCGTCTGTTTCTTCTACAACTCTTAAGTCCTCTCTCTGTAAGATTCTTCTCTTTTGGACTGTGACCGATTCGTTTTTGCCTCTCGCTTCTGATTACCTTTTGTTCAAGTTCTGGATCTGTTGCAAGTAAAATAGTTTCTCATTTCACTAACCTTTATCTTTGATTATATATTACCTAAATTCTAATACTTATTCATTGATTATGATATGCAGTCaaaatttgatattgaagaacgTGCTAAAAAGTGGGTTTTAGGAAGCATATGTTCAAGTTGGAGGAACCACAAATGTCGATTGAAGACAAAgtatttttttccaaatatgCCACATGATTACAACTTCAAAAATCGACCCCCAAGTGTTCCACTTGAGCAGTGGaaaattcttattaaattttggaAATCTGACATAGCTAAGGTcttatttaaatgttattatatgtGGATTTGTACTTGTATATCTCAGTTGCTTATATCTTTtctcatttcatatttttattataaaggtTCGCtgtgagaaaaataaaataagcagAGCAAAATTTACTTCTGTACATACCACAGGAACAAAAACCTTTGCTGAAATACGATATGAAGAGGTTAGACTAATTACATAACTAATGTATTAATGGTTGTACCTTTTTTacactaatattttttcttttgtatggTGTAGATGATGAAAAATATTGATGGAAGAGAGCCATCTCGTGCAGAAATGTTCATCATGACACATAAGCCTAAAAATGAGGAAACCAAAAAGATTATTGTATGATGATctcattcattatatatatttttataattaatagttttgtttaataacaagtttaactttgtttttttctttccttttttagtTAAAGCTTGAGGATGCAATTTCTTCGCATTCAATAGAACCAGAGAAAAACTCAACCCGAGATGATGTATTTTCCCAAGTCTTTGGAAAAGATCGACATGGTTATGTGCGCACATATGGAAAAGGGGTTTCACCTTCCGATCTATGGGGATCTAACTCCCGAGTTggaatacaaaaattaattgatgAAGTTCAAAGGAATGCTCAGGTTGAACTACAAAGCATGAAAAACAGAATGCAAGAGGAAATGGAAATAAAGCTAAAAGAGCAAGTGAAGGAGCAAGTGGAAACCAAACTAAAAGAGCAACTAGAAGCAATGAAAGTTGAGCTTCTAAACAACTTCAAAATCGCTTTTACTCAAATCCCAAGTTATGCTCCAGAAGTAATGGtttcaaatttgaataaagAGGAGGTGGACATTGAAGATGATCCAACATTGAAGATGATGGATAATGATGACAACATCTCTCATAaaggtttatttatttcatagtaGTAAATATTGATTTAGTATTAAATGTTTTGATCTTTGCATTGTTCCTTTGGTAGTTATTGAAGATCCTACAAGTGAGCTCGTAGAGAAAAATGCACATGCCTTGATCTTTCCATTCACTCATACTAGCCCCaggagaaaaaaaggaaaaagtgcAGAAAACTAACACCAAGTTAACTAAGAggttattatcatattttttctttatttttcttttatattatctatcaattaattttgttaataatattttggaACATATCTTACTATTTCTTTTATCCAGGAAATTAGAAGATCTTAATGTTGAAATTGTCACACTTGATAACGATCTTAGCATTCTCAAACATCCATCCAATGCCTTTGAGCTTTTCTTGTAAGATCTAGTTCTCTTACAATAagcttataattttattcttttcggTTTATTGACTTATAAATGATCACTATTACAGGCAAGAATTTGCAAACAActataaagaaacaaaagttgATTTAGAcaattttgaaagggtatgtaAAGTTCAATACATTGATAAAGCTTCATTATTTGAATCActtattatttaacatttcatttaaaagATAGGTTAAGAAAAAAGTTGTTAAGGCATGGAACTCTCTGACAAATAAAGTAAGTCCAAGCCTTTTATTCATCcttaagaaatttaatattaattgagcttcttatttatgatatttgaatCAGGAATTAGAGTCTTATTTCAATGCAGCAACTAaactcaaaagaaaattacatttgAGTACATTAAAGGAaaggttcttcttcttcttctttataaCTTTAGTGTTGTTAACATTCTTGAATATCATGCCATAAGATGTTCTTATTATCCTCTTGAACATCATGCCAAAAGTAATTGTTGCAATCCATACATAGCCACTGCCCATCATTCCTAGCTTCTGAGCAATGGAAAAATGCTCAAACCAGTTTCAGGATTAACATCCCTCCATCTGTATAAGTagtttttgtttccatttttgttgttatattgaTTGTTTGTTAATGAACTTTATCTAAGTAGTGTTATTGAAGGAAAAGAAATAGGAAAAAGAGAGCAGAAACCTAAAATTCATTTTGACGGGATTGActtgaaaaaattgaaacaagagaAATCCCACAAGTGTAAGTTTCCTCTAAGTCTTTTAGTAAATGATAGTAATAGTttgattaaaaacatttatgtatttgttatactaatttatcaattttaattatctttatatacAGTTGCTAAATGATGCACATACATTGTTACATGCAAATGAGCTGAAGAAGCGGCTTGAATAAGGTGTGAATGTTTTCTATTGGATACAATAAATTGTCACAGGATTCTGTTTTTTACAAATAGCTACTAGATCTGAAATAGGAAGAAACAAATTACAGTGTTGGATAAAAATGAACCAACTCTTCCTCGCCAACCTTGTCTTTTTGTCATTACTTTTATTATCTCATTGAAATATATTCCCCACTTTTAGTAATTAAACTAGtggataaataataatattaattgcaATAACTGAAATTGCTTTACTTGTTTATTTTGTGTGTGAAGCTTTcaaattaatatgattttttctttcatatccATCAAAGTTCTCTGGTGCATAATGTGTAAACAGAAGTATATTGTTACAAGGGTGCACATTAACCCTAGTAGGCCATTAGTACTTATCACAGTTTCTGTTGAGTAGGCAGAGCAGCCAAACcttcaaaagaaattaaaatgattataccATCCACTTGCATGAACACTTTAGAAGGAATTATCACTTGAATATCTTAAACTGTTccacttattattatttattaaaccaATATCACCAATTCTCTTCAAAATATGATCATATATTCGTATATATGATGAAACTGTGATACCAACCATAGCTTTCATTTTGCATGCATCATGCATGAATGAGACCATGttcataataaaagttattgaaAACTGATTTCAGTGCTCTCTGCAAAATTGTCTTGCTTTCAGTGCCTACTGATTTTAAGTCTTTAACAGGTAATGATCGTAGGAAGTTCAACATCAAAAGATTCTGAATCAGGAAGATGATGAAGAATAAGACTGAAATTAAAGCTAATTCAGTATCATATCTCCAAGAAATTCTGAActgtcaaaataaaaatccatGCATTAGTAACAGAAGAAGAGAAGGACAGTTCAATTTATGTTGATGGTTATTAAGATCATATTTTAAACTTGAGATTTTCCATGTTTTAGTTGAGGTATATTCTTTGatgtatttacttttatttttaatgcagAACATGATGATGTTGAGAATCTTAAAACTCGGACAAAATTTAAACACTTCTTTCACCTGCTCTTAATTCTTGTTTATCTATTATGTTGAAATATAGTAAAAGATTTTTTTCGTTATAGAAGATGATATTTGCCTCTTTATACATATAggaattaatttagaaaaaggacaaattttaattttacaaattaaaaacgTAATTAATCCTACTGAtctgtaaaaattaaaatcaaacttttttaaGACTACAAGAGATCAATTGGTCAAAAGAAATGTTGGTGTGActatttatattagtgacatttttataatgttaccttaaaaaaaaaagttatcactaaattttttagtaacaattttaaaatgtctctttatttaaaaaaatgtttgcaatgatttttagtaacatttttataatgtcactcatttataaaagaattataactaaaagaatttagtaacattttttataatgttacatttttattaaataaatgttactaaaagtatctagtaacatttttataaatgtctcaattaatatgtaaaaatgTCACTAATATTTATTAGTAACATAGGGTATACGTAACATGTGGTATAATGttactaaattatatttgtaacattttttacaatacagtaacattttttaaatgttactaAAGAATAAATATGTAGTAGTGAACTCTGGTTCATTCACTCAGCATGAAAATACAAGTACGCATCATCAAATgatgatatatttttcattataatatcaACACTATAACAACAATCAAATGGATACAAAGCACATAGGAAGAACCAGGAgtatcaaaactaaaaaaataagagTATGTTTGAAAGTCacatttatcataatcttatgATTCATGTATCTTGCGGCACATGGATGAATGTACACAATTTCGTATTATGGATACGATacatttattcttatattttttatttttcaccgattcttataaaaaaaatggtagaaaatgGTGTGAATGAACTAGAAAGAACACTTGGAAACTTATCATACTTGATTATTCCACCTTTGTTTGTCGTTCACGCATTCAATGCATTTGTTCCATACAGCTATTAAATTCTTTATACCAGAGAACTTTATACcttttaaatgataaatgatTAGACTCTTTTTTAGTTGAGAAGTGCATGCTCCAATgaatacaaagtaaaaaaatcatcttaaaatagaaatttgagAGAATTAGTTATAAATCACATAATACTCATCCTTATCTAGGTCTTTCATTGAGAATTTAATTTGGACGATAAATCAGTAACCTAAGTAGAAGCATGAAATAACAATATCAAATGCAACATCATGTTATTGATCAATGTTTACCAATATAGTTCAAGAACTTATTGATCATTCTAAACTTTTGAATAGGAAATCGCATTGCACTAAATAACACCAAAgttattttgtgtgttttaggATGAATGGTATATGTCAATATTAAGatgaataaatatatcaaaattgttATGAATCTAACCAATCACAACTTTGTTCCCCAAAGAATGAATCACCATCACTAGTGCATTTTACGCTTTCTAACTCGGATTTTATGACTCGATTATAGTGGAAACGAGACATATAAACATgcagtggcaattttgtaatttatgtaACATTTTATGTCCCAATTACTAGTTGACCCAAAGCAAAAACTAGTTTTATGCTACGGTTTTGAGAGACCCGAGGCCTAAAGCCTCTCCAAAATTTCTCCCTCTCGCCACTtggatttttatatttaaaattgttatgacaagatgaaaagaaatagattaagagaaaaagaagacacACAAATTTACGTGGTTCAGTCAATGTGACCTACGTCCATGGGGCATTTCAAGAGTTTCTTATTTCTGAATAATGATAGAGAGATACATTATACAAATGCCTTTTAGCcttataaaagagtaaaaaataacAGCTCCTTTAAACCTCATTACAACCCATAACTATATCATAAATATATGAAGTAAGGAAGATAAAGGGACAACGTAACATTCAAGGCatcttaacaaaaataaaagcttTATGCACCGGTTGATACTGACCCGAGGCAATAAggcttatatgcctcggttgtttgAACCCAAGGCAGTACAACTAGGTAAAATGGCCAGCCTTAGGCCTAAATTCCTTTCTTCAATCCTTTGCAAGAAACCCTAAAGTCGCACCGCAGACGAACGTCTCCCCCACCAAACTTCTTCTTCATCCTTCCATGTGGGAATGTCTCCCCCACCAAGAACTATCGTCCTCTCCTTCGTCTTCACCACAAGCAACCACCTTTACAGGTGGGCGTCACTCCCCAACTCCACTTCCACCGTCAGCCCACTTTCATTCCTAGGTTTATGTTTTCACTCCGCTCCTCCTTTCTCTTGTTCGTTTTGCATTTCAAGAAGGGTTCGACAACGATGATTCAGGCACGTTCGACTTCGTTGCAAAGAGCTAGACAAAATCGTGAAAGGGGTGGAGGAGAGGCATTTATGCATCCCGGTGGCCATCAATCGCATGAAAGGGGTAAAGGAGAGGTGCTTCTTTGTTGCGGTGGTCATGAATCGTGAAAGGGGTGGAGGAGATGCGGTCCTACAACTGCGGTGCAATGGTCGTCAATGAAAGGTGTGGGGGAATAAGTTTTTCTTCCTCAATGGCAAGTGAGTGATGGGAGAtccctaaaatttttttaggttaaaagtTTATgtcttatttgttttttctgtCTTCATTTGCAGTTGTGTGGAACCTACAATAGGTTTTTGGAATGGTGTGTTTGGGAAAGATTAATCCTCTGCAAGTCAAGAATCTAGTGGAAGAAGGGGTTGGGTCGTGGAGTTGTTGGGGATGACAGAGGAATGAAGAGAATTCCTAGAACCCCATTCAATTGTAtcatttctgatttttttttttaaattttgaacgtcttaggcctcggttgcataagaaccgaggcagtaatAGAAagatatggcttcggttctcagTAAAACCGAGACATGAAATgggttttctgcctcgggtaaCACCTGAGGCCAAAAGCTAACCCTTTTTAGCCTCGGTTCTAAAACCATAGCAGAATAGCAAAAGTAACCACAACCAAATATTCTTCCTGCATTGGTGCATGTATGTATGACATCAATGATTGCATATAGTCTAACAAAAGATTAACATATGtcaaatataatttggttaaATCAAGTTACAAAGGTTAAAACATCTTAAGTATAATTTAgttaaatcaaattataatggTTAAGACATCTCAATCGACAAGTCTTTGTCAAAGAAACTAAATTTATCTCGTTAAAATATTACAACAAcctgaaaattataaaaaaatctctAAAGTCACAATAGAGATGAAAACTTTTATGTATGTAATGTAAATAAGTAATGACACTAGATCAAGCTGATGTATTAGATTGTTGAATAGTCTCTTGATTcattataaactaaataaactTGGTCGTTCCTCCTTGTATCTCCAACAATTTTTTCAGCAACAATTTCCAAAACAATTTTTTGACTTTGACGCTAACTAACCTACACCCCTAACAGGATTTCGAAATtcggttaaaaaaattacttaaccAGATTTTGACATATGATATAACaatgtttataataatttagcTTAAATTTACATgttcatattttcattatttttttcaatttagttttcattttcgTTTTGCATTCAAtgtcattttcgtcaaattttaatcaatttagtcatttttactaacgatatttaaatagttaacgttttttaactgtacatgtcacgtgtcagcttctagtgttttttaattttttttttaattttaaaaaaattgttcacatgtcaagtcataattagggatggcaattagggTCTGGCCCGCGGGCCCGGCCCGTAGAAAAAACGCGGGGCGGGCCAAGATAGTGGGCCCACGCGGGCTTGGCCCGCATAGGCCCGCGGCCTGCGCGGGCCAgcccgcaagcccgcataaaataaaataaaataaaaatttgcacttgtgtatattaattacttcttttatggactcttgcattaacatttcaaattcttgtataactggaaaagacaagtattatgtaacttttaatgtgctaaaatttaaagaatacattgtgtatgtcatagtatgaatatgatgaaaatgttgaattatcaatttatcatctaattccccaaagtctttacttaattttgtgaacttcttaaagtttcccaatttttaaacattgaaagttttatcataaaaataaataaataaaaaaaaaaaagcgggcCGGCCTGCGGGCCCGCGGGTCAACATATatgcggggcggggcggggcggCCCGCGGtgtgcgggccttatgcgggGCGGACCTAAACtgggcgggccggcccgcattgccacccctagtcataattgtgtcacatgtcaatgctagtgccacatttgaatttgtggttatatcacttttttttgtttaatttagtttttatatttgttatttttgttaatttttgttttgattttgatttaaatgaatcaattttgtccatttcaaattcaaaccaaatttaatatcttttataaaaattatactgatatttttttctaaaactgacatttttattaattattttttaaattcaattataaattattaaatttaattataattgataataattcttagatttaattgttaaatataatacaattatttaaaagattattataatataattaataaattttttcttctaatatttatatcttaaaataccgatacttttaaaattaatatttaaaaatattacaaatattataaatattttagaaaagtaaattaatatttaactataaaatatttttgattttaatatctaaaatgcaacaaaaatattaaatattttggatttaaatgtcaaatttaaaaatattaatatatatttttaaatatttaaattatatttatttaataattggatctaagaattatatttaattgattattaaatataataatttatacttgaatttaaaaaataattaataataatatatattttaaaaataaatatatgatatttataaaaaattaaatttggttttgaaagtgaaaaaattgttcctttttaacaaaaagtgacactaaattgaagaaaaatgacGAATATaggaattaaattgaataaaaataacgaatattgaaactaaattgagcaagaaaaaataatacaatcacaAATTGACACATGAAACTGACACTGTGACTTGACATGTGaacaatatttttgtaattaaaaaaaaaaataggagctgacacgtgacatgtactATTCAAAAATGCTAAATATTTAAACACCCGTAGTAAAAATTACCagattgaccaaaatttgacaaCAATAAGAAcctaattgaatataaaaaagtataaaattaaataaacataataaaaataggaaccaaatatatatttaactccaataattttttaattattaaattttactagttaactttttattatcttatcatTGAcagttcatatatatatatatatatatatatatatatatatatatatatatatgtgtgtgtgtgtgttatgtAGTTATGTTagaatgaattttgtttttttaaaattaatattggtACTGAGAATAACAATCTTTAAGAATTTGGGGTACGCATTAATTtcataacatatttaaaaatattgagtaCATATTTTCTCACAACGTagtttatttcatattataaaatcataatgatTCAAATATTATAGCACCTAAATGTAATAAGAGTTAAACGCTTTTAATTTGTAAACTTTAtcgtaaaattataatttgtcaatattttaaattttggtacaatttgattattaaatttaaaaataaataaatgtagtCATTCTAATctaattgagttaaatttattaaacatatcAAATGACATTTCAAATTGATATGTAATCTCTATATAATATTTGACACATTATAACTCAAATGTTAGTCTTTAACaccatttaatatataaaagaattaattttgttagattaaaaaaactatattcatCCAATTTTAAATTcagaatcaaaatatatcaaaatttaatacataaacaaattctaattttacttctaaatttaagaaatgtaaacatatatttaaatttaaccaaTGGAATAATGATGTTTAACTTATTCAAACATGTAAATTAGATTCGATCGagagcaaaagaaaaattattgacaaaagaaagaaaaaaaaaagaaaattta is a window from the Vigna unguiculata cultivar IT97K-499-35 chromosome 7, ASM411807v1, whole genome shotgun sequence genome containing:
- the LOC114189912 gene encoding uncharacterized protein LOC114189912, giving the protein MPHDYNFKNRPPSVPLEQWKILIKFWKSDIAKVRCEKNKISRAKFTSVHTTGTKTFAEIRYEEMMKNIDGREPSRAEMFIMTHKPKNEETKKIILKLEDAISSHSIEPEKNSTRDDVFSQVFGKDRHGYVRTYGKGVSPSDLWGSNSRVGIQKLIDEVQRNAQVELQSMKNRMQEEMEIKLKEQVKEQVETKLKEQLEAMKVELLNNFKIAFTQIPSYAPEVMVSNLNKEEVDIEDDPTLKMMDNDDNISHKVIEDPTSELVEKNAHALIFPFTHTSPRRKKGKSAEN